AGGTTTTAGGTCTGTCTGTTACTGTAAAAACGCGGCATTAAGAGCTACCAGTGAATGATTTCTCTTATGTGACCCCACAGTCTTGTTATCCACAGGTTGACGCCCATATCAGTAAGGTATTGCAACTCTGGGGTGAGCATTTTCCTACAGAGCTTTCGATGTGCTTTGTCAATGTTCTTTTTCAGATTGTACCCCAAAATCGACTTTTCACCGATGGGTTGCCACGGCTGCATGGAGGTCTCAAGAATGTTGCCTGCATCGACAGCATGGCCTCCCTCAATGCAAACGGAGGCCATTTCAGCGTTCCTGCGACGCAGCTCCGCCACATCCTTAGCCATGCGTTCGGAGCCATAAGCGTCCACTTTGCGCCAGAAAGTGGCGTTGAAATACTGGTAAAGTTTCCAATCGATAGCGTTCCACTCCAGCGCCTTGGCTCGGAGGTTTGGGGCGAGTCTAGAAACGGTCGAAACTTTCCTCGCATTGAGTTTGAAAAACAGCAAGTCGTCCATTTCCCAGCAGAGCACATCCTTAAGCAAGATGAGAGACTCTTCGAAATGCTCCACCAGCATCACCAGCTGGAAACGTTGGGCGATGGCATCGATGGCCACGTCCACCCTTGGGTCGTTAGGATCCATGTTATTATCCTCCCCAAAGTCGAAGAAAAGCAAGTTTTTCAGATAAAACGAATTAAAGCCCTCGGGATCGTAGTAAAGCTCAGGATTGTTCAGGAATTCTCCGAGCTTATCCTCCCCTGAAAGTTTCCACGTCATGGGTACCACACGTCCAAAATAGTGGAAGGAGGACTCGGCGAGGTCAGCCGGGTCACGGAGGATTGTGATGTACGAGGCGTCGGCCGGAAGCACCTTGGCCACCTCGGCAGCATTGAAACGCATGTGATTGCAGATGATATTGAAACACATTCCCGGTCTGTAGTCTTGCACCTGCGAGCGATGGAAAGGAGACGGGTAAAAGAAGTCATTGCGGCTGTTGGGGAAGGCAAATTTCAGGTTGTGCTTTTCGCCGAAACGAAAGAGTATGTTGAGAAACGTGCTG
The sequence above is drawn from the Misgurnus anguillicaudatus chromosome 22, ASM2758022v2, whole genome shotgun sequence genome and encodes:
- the gal3st1a gene encoding galactosylceramide sulfotransferase, which translates into the protein MMVGKPARQWRSVCKGLILGALLTTCMILLYCLSAPEVHFSLQEVPVPYSCAHRPSPVHSSISNRSHDASEQRPCTPKVDVMFMKTHKTASSTFLNILFRFGEKHNLKFAFPNSRNDFFYPSPFHRSQVQDYRPGMCFNIICNHMRFNAAEVAKVLPADASYITILRDPADLAESSFHYFGRVVPMTWKLSGEDKLGEFLNNPELYYDPEGFNSFYLKNLLFFDFGEDNNMDPNDPRVDVAIDAIAQRFQLVMLVEHFEESLILLKDVLCWEMDDLLFFKLNARKVSTVSRLAPNLRAKALEWNAIDWKLYQYFNATFWRKVDAYGSERMAKDVAELRRRNAEMASVCIEGGHAVDAGNILETSMQPWQPIGEKSILGYNLKKNIDKAHRKLCRKMLTPELQYLTDMGVNLWITRLWGHIREIIHW